Genomic segment of Euzebya rosea:
CGCCTTGTCGACCTCGAAGTGATCACCCCAGCAGGCGAGCTCGAGGCCGTCGTAGCCCCACTCCGAAGCCAGCCGTGCGACTTCCTCGAGCGGCAGGTCGGCCCACTGACCGGTGAACAGCGTGAATGGTCGGCCCATGTTGGTTGTCTCCTTGGGTGTCGGTTGTGTCGTGAAGGGGAGGGTGGGTGTCGTCGGTCAGGACGCCGTGGCGGCGACATCGACGTCGTCGTGCAGGGCGACCAGGGTCGGGTCGGCCAGGACCGGGGTGAGCGCCAGCTCGGCCGCACCGATCAACGAGGAGTCCTCGCCGAGCGTGGCTGGGGTGATGGCCGTGACCGCACGGGCCGGCCCGAGGGACCGGCGGTCGACCTCGATCCGGGCGGCGTCGATCAGGTAGGAGAAGGCCCGGGCGAATACCCCGCCGAGCACCACTCGCTGCGGGTTGAGGATGTTGATGAGACTGGCCAGCCCGATGCCGAGCCACGTACCCACCTGGGCGAAGGCGTCGAGCGCCCGCTGGCTGCCGGCCGCGGCTTCGCGCATGATCGCCTCGACGGCCTCGTGGTCACCACCGTCGGCCCAGCCCATGTGGCGCAGCAGCGCTCGCTGGCCGATCTCGGTCTCCCAGCATCCCAGGGAGCCGCAGTGGCAGGGCAGGCCGTCGGGGTTGACGACCATGTGTCCGATCTCGCCGGCGTAGCCGCTGCGGCCGACGAGGGGACGTCCGTCGACGACCACCCCGCCGCCGACGCCGATCTCGCCGGAGACGTAGACCATGTCGCGGGTGCCGCTGCCGGCGCCCCGGATGTGCTCGGCCAGGGCGCCCAGGTCGGCCTCGTTGCCGACGACCACGTCGAGGTCGGCCAGCCCGAGCTCCTCGGCGAGCCGGCTGGCGAGCAGGTCCCCGAGGGGCACGTCGGTCCAGCCCAGGTTCGGGGCGAGGTGGACGAACCCGTCGGCCACCCGGACGATGCCCGCCACGGAGACGCCGAGCCCGACCAGGTGCAGGTCGGGGGCGTCGGCGAGCGCGGCGCCGATGAGCTCGACGATGTGGTCGAGGGTCGCGGCGACACCGCGGCTGTCGGCGGTGAGCGGGACCTCGACCCGGCGGTGGACGGTCCCACCGAGGCCGACCACGGCGAAGACGATCCGGGAGACCTTCACGTCCGCCGCCAGAACCACCGCCCCGTCACCGCGGGCCGCGACGACCGGGGAGGGACGCCCGGGCGAGCCGGTGACGACCGCGTCCCCCTCGACGACCAGGTGGCGCTGCTCGAGCTCGGCGACGAGGGTTCGGATCGTCGAACGGTTCAGCCCGGTCGATGTCGTCAACGCCGCGCGGGACAGCTGCCCTGCGCGGTGGACCTGTCCGAGTACCGTGCTCAGGTTCTGCTGACGCACGGAGTCACGGTTGGTTCCGGCTCCCAAGATCTTTCGGCCCTTTCGTGATGCAGACAACAAAATAGGGGCGGGGGCTGACCGAAGTCAACCCCCGCCCCGATCGAATTACCGCAGGGCCGCGGCGAGCGCCTCCTGGAGGCCGGCGGGAAGGACGGATTCCCCGCCCAGCAGGACCAGCAGCTCGGTTCCCGACCCGTCCCCAGCGAGGAACGAGGCGGCCGGCTGACCGTCCAGCGGCTGGCCTCCGTCGACCAGCAACAACAAACGGTCGGTCCGAGCACCGTAGGCACCGGCTGCGAGTGCATCGGGGAAGTCGGCGCCGGTCGCGACCATCATCTCGGTCACGTCAGCACCGCCGTCCACCGCCCATCCGAGGATGGTCGTCGCGGTCTCGTAGCGGTTGGCACCGCCCAGTCGGGCGGTCAGCTCGATCCCGTTGGCGGCCAGCTGGTCGACGACGTCGTCACCGACGACCGCCGTGCCACCGACGATCAGGACCCGGCGGACCTGATGATCCACCATCGCCTGCAACGTCTCCGGGCTGAGCCCCTCTCCACCGGTCAGGTAGATCGGGAGCCCCTGGGCCGCGGCGATCGGGGCGATCGCCAGGGCATCGGCGAAGGAGCCACCGGAGGCCACCACGGCCAGTCCGCTGGTCGCACCGCCCATCCGAGCGGCGACGGCACGCGCCGTCTCCGTCCGGCTGGCACCGGCGAGCCTGCTGACCTGCAGGCCGGCCTCGCGGAGCGTGGCCTCCACGCCGTTGGACAGGGCCGCCTCGCCACCGAGGAGCACGACCTGGGTGGCACCCAGGCGCTGGATCTCCTCGAGGACACGCGGGTCCAGCTCGTCGGTCCAGCTCAGCAGGAGCGGGGCGTCGAGCTGGCCGGCCAGCGGTGCGGCCGCCAGGGCGTCGGCGAAGCCACCGGCGGTGGCCAGCACGACCTGGTCTGCGCTGTCCCATCCGGACCGGGAGGCCTGGATGGCCGTGCCGATGCGGTCGCTGTCGGTCACCCGCAGGGCTGCGGTGTCGACCCGGTAGGCCAGGACGCGACCACCGGGCTGGACCGGGATGGTCAGCTGGCGCATCGCCTCGTCCTGTGCGAAGGACGCGTCGTCGTCGGTGCAGCGCACGGTCGTGGCCGCTCCGGTCTCGTCGACGTGGACCAGGCAGATCCGGCCCGTCTCGTCGGTGGTGACGGTCAGGGTGCCGCCTGCGGTCATGTCCCAGCCGGCGATGAACTCGCCGAACCCGTAGGGGTCGTCGCCCTCGTAGTCGGAGTGGTCCACGCCACCGGCGGTGGTCCCGCTGTTGCCGGGGTTGCCCGGGTTGCCGGGGTTACCGGGGTTACCGGGGTTGCCGCCCTGGCCGGGGGGTGTCCTCTGGACGCGGGTGAAGGTGACGCTCTGGGTCTCCTCCACGTTGCCGGCCAGGTCGATCGCACGGAACTCCACGGTGTGCTCGCCCATGCCGGGGACCACGAAGGAGTCGGTGTAAGTCGTCCACTCCCCGGAGGGATCGTCGACGCGGTACTCGATGCGGTCCACGCCCTCGCCCTCGCCGTCGTCGGCGGTCAGGGTCACCCGAACGGGGGTGGTCACCTCACCGTTCTCGTCGGGCTGGGGGTTCAGGGACGCGGTGGTGGTCGGGGCGTCGGTGTCCGGGAGGACCACGGTGAACGCGAAGGTCGCGACGTCGCTGGTGTTCCCGGCGGTGTCGGTGGCCCGGTACTCCACGGTGTGGTCGCCGGCGGCGTCCACCGCGAAGGGTGCGGAGTAGGTGGTCCAGTCACCGCCGTCGAGGCGGTACTCGATGGAGTCGACGTCGGACAGGTCGTCCTCGGCGTCCAGCACCACGGTCTGCGGCCCGAACTGGTCGAGGGTGACGCAGGCGATCGGCAGGCCGGGCGCCTCGGCGTCGTGGATCATGATCGACAGGTCCACCGCACGGGCGATCCAGTCGGCGGAACCGGTGCCGGTGACCGTGCCGTCCGGGCCGACCGTCAGGCCCGCGGTGGGGTCGGCGGTCGAGGACAGCCACAGCTCGTTGGGCGGGGTGCCCGGGCCGCTGGGGTCATCGGCGTAGTGCCCTGCCGGATCGGCGCAGGTGCCGAAGTGCAGGTGGGAGGGGTGGGTGGTGCCCGGCGTCAAACCAGCGGCGGTCAGCGTCACGTCGGTGCCGCTGTCGCTGCGGGTCAGGGTTGCCGTGCCGGTGATGTCCAGCGTGGTCCGCCCCTCGATGGAGCTGATGTCCCCGCTGGCGTCACCGCGCAGGCCCAGGGTGGCCGTCGGCGGCGTCGTGTCCTCGATGACCTCCTCCACGATGGTGAAGGTCCGCGTCACCACGTCGGAGACGTTGCCGGCGCTGTCGGTCGCCCGCGCCTCGACGGTGTGCTCCCCGAGGCCAGCGACCTCGAAGGTGTCGGTGTAGGTGACCCAGTCACCGGACGGGTCGTCCACCCGGTACTCGATGGTCAGCTCGCCAGCGGGTCCAGCGGCCGGTTCCACGACGACGGTGCCGTTCTGGGCGCTGCCGCTCGCGGTGGAGTGGATGCCGCAGAAGTACTCGTAGGTACCCGGCGTGTCGAAGGCGTGGGCGAAGGTGCCAGCCGTCTGGGTCGGCGACGCGAAGCTGCCGTCGTCGGCCTGGACGTTGTGCTCCTGGTTGCCGGTCCAGGTCCACAGGACGGACTCGCCAGCGCTGATGGTCGTGGTCCGTGGGTCGAAGTCGTTGTCGATGACGTCGACCGTGGCGGTCGGGTCGGTGGCGGAGAGGGTCACGTCGACGGGACCGTCGATGACCTCGCCGTTCTCGTCGGGCTCGGGGTCGAGCTCGATCGATGCCACGGGGGCGGTCTCGTCGGGCTCCGGGATGGTGAACTCGAAGGTCCCTTCCTCGGAGGTGTTGCCCGCCAGGTCGGTGGCGCGGAACGCCACGGTGTGGGTGCCGGGGGCGTCCACGGTCAGCGGAGTGTCGTAGGCGGTCCAGTCGCCACCGTCGAGCTGGTACTCGATGGTGTCCACGCCCGAGCCGTCGCCGTCGTCAGCGGACAGGATCAGGGTCTGGGGAC
This window contains:
- a CDS encoding ROK family protein produces the protein MRQQNLSTVLGQVHRAGQLSRAALTTSTGLNRSTIRTLVAELEQRHLVVEGDAVVTGSPGRPSPVVAARGDGAVVLAADVKVSRIVFAVVGLGGTVHRRVEVPLTADSRGVAATLDHIVELIGAALADAPDLHLVGLGVSVAGIVRVADGFVHLAPNLGWTDVPLGDLLASRLAEELGLADLDVVVGNEADLGALAEHIRGAGSGTRDMVYVSGEIGVGGGVVVDGRPLVGRSGYAGEIGHMVVNPDGLPCHCGSLGCWETEIGQRALLRHMGWADGGDHEAVEAIMREAAAGSQRALDAFAQVGTWLGIGLASLINILNPQRVVLGGVFARAFSYLIDAARIEVDRRSLGPARAVTAITPATLGEDSSLIGAAELALTPVLADPTLVALHDDVDVAATAS